The proteins below are encoded in one region of bacterium:
- a CDS encoding TVP38/TMEM64 family protein: MDAATAARARRRFAYLLGFLAVSGAIAAFNLRGVALTPDSLRGTVLSWGAFAPLAYITIVSMRPFIFFPSGLLFIVAGLAFGPWLGTLYAVVGGVIAAIVTFVLARSLGRDFVQARLPARLRRLQDTELGAGLIFLLMLVPIVPMSAVNYGAGLSRVSLAHYTLAVVGGLTPRAFAYCYFGDSLFAVGSPQFIAALAILAVMVIVPALLRRRWMARWR; the protein is encoded by the coding sequence GTGGACGCCGCTACCGCCGCCCGGGCTCGTCGCCGCTTCGCGTACCTCCTCGGCTTCCTCGCCGTGAGCGGCGCCATCGCCGCCTTCAACCTGCGCGGCGTGGCGCTCACGCCGGACAGCTTGCGCGGCACCGTGCTGAGCTGGGGCGCGTTCGCGCCGCTCGCCTACATCACCATCGTGTCGATGCGGCCGTTCATCTTCTTCCCCTCCGGGCTGCTGTTCATCGTCGCCGGCCTCGCCTTCGGCCCCTGGTTGGGCACGCTCTACGCGGTGGTCGGCGGCGTCATCGCCGCCATCGTCACCTTCGTCCTCGCCCGTTCGCTCGGGCGCGATTTCGTCCAGGCCCGCCTGCCGGCGCGCCTGCGACGCCTGCAGGACACCGAGCTCGGCGCCGGACTGATCTTCCTCCTGATGCTGGTGCCGATCGTCCCGATGAGCGCCGTCAACTACGGCGCCGGCCTGTCGCGCGTGTCGCTCGCCCACTACACGCTGGCGGTGGTCGGCGGCCTCACCCCGCGCGCCTTCGCCTACTGCTACTTCGGCGACTCGCTGTTCGCCGTCGGCTCGCCGCAGTTCATCGCCGCCCTCGCCATCCTGGCGGTGATGGTGATCGTCCCCGCCCTGCTCCGCCGCCGCTGGATGGCGCGCTGGCGGTAG
- a CDS encoding glycerol-3-phosphate dehydrogenase/oxidase, with product MSRPVEFSFRTRAHNLAALGDGCFDLVIIGGGITGAGVARDAALRGLSVALLERRDFASGTSSRSSKLVHGGLRYLQQGDVGLVREAATERYVVRRLAPHLARPVQMLFPIYSRASYAKMSAGLWTYDRLASISDAERHRMLGRDEALALEPRLRAEKLYAAGLYYEYLTDDARLVIEVIKAAAALGAVVANYCAVEDFLFAGERLEGVVARDQMSGDALEVRGRTIVNAAGPWVDAVRLLSEPHDQPRLRLTKGVHLGIRSERIGLSRIVVMNAPDKRGVFAIPRGGVTYLGTTDTFYDNPEDYPGVTMEDVLYLLESANRTFAVDPPLTPDDVVNGWAGLRPLLFQEGKAPSELSRKDELMVAGNGLVSVAGGKLTTFRRMAERVVDLVVEQLQARGVAAPPRRGQSETAILGSGETGPDVDAFAAGLRARWPRLDPALVDRLVPLYGSHAERLVDAIAADPVLGERYDAALPVTRAELAYGIREEMAMTVTDFMERRSRLLLWDPDMGRSIVDGVARAMGEQLGWDASRVHEEAQRYRELAEHLRTFESSGPAAQVAHG from the coding sequence ATGTCGCGTCCGGTCGAATTCTCGTTCCGTACCCGCGCCCACAACCTCGCGGCGCTCGGCGACGGCTGCTTCGACCTGGTGATCATCGGCGGCGGCATCACCGGCGCCGGCGTGGCCCGCGACGCCGCGCTGCGCGGCCTGTCGGTGGCGCTCCTCGAGCGGCGCGACTTCGCCTCCGGCACCAGCTCGCGCTCCTCCAAGCTCGTGCACGGCGGCCTGCGCTACCTGCAGCAGGGCGACGTCGGGCTGGTGCGCGAGGCGGCCACCGAGCGCTACGTCGTCCGCCGCCTCGCCCCGCACCTGGCGCGGCCGGTGCAGATGCTGTTTCCGATCTACAGTCGCGCCTCGTACGCCAAGATGAGCGCCGGCCTGTGGACCTACGACCGCCTGGCCAGCATCTCCGACGCCGAGCGCCATCGCATGCTCGGCCGCGACGAAGCGCTGGCGCTCGAGCCGCGGCTGCGCGCCGAGAAGCTCTACGCCGCCGGTCTCTACTACGAGTACCTGACCGACGACGCGCGCCTGGTCATCGAGGTCATCAAGGCCGCGGCGGCCCTCGGCGCCGTGGTCGCGAACTACTGCGCCGTCGAGGACTTCCTGTTCGCTGGCGAACGCCTCGAGGGCGTGGTGGCGCGCGATCAGATGAGCGGCGACGCGCTCGAGGTGCGCGGGCGGACGATCGTCAACGCGGCCGGGCCGTGGGTCGACGCCGTGCGCCTGCTCAGCGAGCCGCACGATCAGCCGCGGCTGCGGCTGACGAAGGGCGTGCACCTCGGCATCCGCAGCGAGCGCATCGGCCTGTCGCGGATCGTGGTGATGAACGCGCCCGACAAGCGCGGCGTCTTCGCCATTCCGCGCGGCGGCGTCACCTATCTCGGCACCACCGACACCTTCTACGACAACCCCGAGGACTATCCCGGGGTGACGATGGAGGACGTGCTCTATCTGCTCGAATCGGCGAACCGCACCTTCGCCGTCGATCCGCCGCTGACGCCCGACGACGTCGTCAACGGCTGGGCCGGCCTGCGGCCGCTGCTCTTCCAGGAGGGCAAGGCGCCGTCGGAGCTGTCGCGCAAGGACGAGCTGATGGTCGCCGGCAACGGCCTCGTCTCGGTCGCCGGCGGCAAGCTGACCACCTTCCGGCGCATGGCGGAGCGGGTGGTCGACCTGGTCGTCGAGCAGCTCCAGGCGCGCGGCGTGGCGGCGCCGCCGCGGCGCGGCCAGAGCGAGACCGCGATTCTCGGCAGCGGCGAGACCGGCCCCGACGTCGACGCCTTCGCCGCCGGGCTGCGCGCGCGCTGGCCGCGGCTCGATCCGGCGCTGGTCGATCGCCTGGTGCCGCTGTACGGCAGCCACGCGGAACGCCTCGTGGACGCGATCGCCGCCGATCCGGTGCTTGGCGAACGCTACGATGCGGCGCTGCCGGTGACGCGCGCCGAGCTCGCGTATGGGATCCGCGAAGAGATGGCGATGACGGTCACCGACTTCATGGAGCGGCGCAGCCGGCTGCTGCTGTGGGACCCCGACATGGGGCGCAGCATCGTCGACGGGGTCGCCCGGGCGATGGGCGAGCAGCTCGGCTGGGACGCCTCGCGGGTGCACGAGGAGGCGCAGCGCTACCGCGAGCTCGCCGAGCACCTGCGCACGTTCGAGTCGAGCGGTCCGGCGGCGCAGGTGGCGCATGGCTGA
- a CDS encoding nitroreductase family deazaflavin-dependent oxidoreductase — MIARPLAAVAFLLAVAPATAAVLPGQLASYRDASTIELTTIGRRSGQPRTVIIWFVADDEGRLYVQSGRDGRTDWYLNLRQTPAVTMRIGELAMSGVAVPVADVAEVARVHELFRQKYLRARLSAWIGSDVGRGRVVQLGDLNQLP, encoded by the coding sequence ATGATCGCGCGCCCCCTCGCGGCGGTGGCCTTCCTGCTCGCCGTCGCGCCGGCCACCGCCGCCGTCCTGCCGGGGCAACTCGCCTCCTACCGGGATGCGTCGACGATCGAGCTCACCACCATCGGGCGCAGGTCGGGCCAGCCGCGCACCGTGATCATCTGGTTCGTGGCCGACGATGAGGGGCGGCTCTACGTGCAGTCGGGTCGGGACGGGAGGACCGACTGGTACCTGAACCTGCGGCAGACGCCGGCGGTGACCATGCGCATCGGCGAGCTGGCCATGAGCGGGGTGGCGGTGCCGGTGGCGGATGTGGCCGAGGTCGCGCGCGTGCACGAGCTCTTCCGCCAGAAATACCTGCGCGCCCGCCTGTCGGCGTGGATCGGCAGCGACGTCGGCCGCGGCCGGGTCGTCCAGCTCGGGGACCTGAACCAGCTCCCGTGA
- a CDS encoding acyl--CoA ligase, producing the protein MASPTYEQALAALTAADGPFALVGGEVRGVGVRLFRDAPPTLRAFVDAARAKGDAEYLVYENERYTFAEVLARVDALAAALARRYGIGPGDRVAIAMRNYPEWIIGYFAATAIGAVAVGINAWWTTAELDYGLRDCGARVLLADAERLERAQPLLAGLSDLRVVAARVEGALPSGVDRWDDVLAAHAGGGLPAVVVDPDADAMILYTSGTTAHPKGVVSTHRAIMQSLFAFACRATATSIARPPQAPHPYPTCYILIVPLFHVTGLVPVMLGATLGGSKLVMMHKWSPERALELIERERVTTFVGVPTQAHDLLESPTFAATDTSSLQSVGGGGAAAPPELVQRIERSFSRGRPNIGYGMTETNAFGPGNTGDDYVRKPASTGRVVPICEIRVTDPASGEPLPAGTVGEVRFRGPHLFRGYWNKPRETAEVLGADGWLRTGDLGYLDDEGFLFLVDRAKDIVIRAGENISCTEVENVVYAHPDVYECACFGLPHARLGEELAVAVYAKPGHAVDAEDLRRHVAARLAAFKVPSRVIVCPEPLPRNASGKLLRRALRDRVLA; encoded by the coding sequence ATGGCGAGCCCGACTTACGAGCAGGCCCTCGCCGCCCTGACCGCCGCCGATGGGCCGTTCGCGCTGGTCGGCGGCGAGGTCCGCGGCGTCGGCGTGCGGCTCTTTCGCGATGCGCCGCCGACGCTGCGCGCCTTCGTCGACGCCGCGCGCGCCAAGGGCGACGCCGAGTACCTGGTCTACGAGAACGAGCGCTACACCTTCGCCGAGGTGCTGGCGCGCGTCGACGCGCTGGCCGCCGCGCTGGCGCGCCGGTACGGGATCGGCCCCGGCGACCGCGTCGCCATCGCGATGCGCAATTACCCGGAGTGGATCATCGGCTACTTCGCCGCGACGGCGATCGGCGCGGTGGCGGTCGGCATCAACGCCTGGTGGACGACCGCCGAGTTGGACTACGGCCTGCGCGACTGCGGCGCGCGCGTCCTGCTCGCCGACGCCGAGCGCCTGGAGCGGGCGCAGCCGCTGCTCGCCGGGCTGTCCGACCTGCGGGTCGTCGCGGCGCGGGTCGAGGGGGCGCTACCGTCCGGCGTCGATCGGTGGGACGACGTGCTCGCCGCGCACGCCGGCGGCGGACTGCCCGCGGTCGTGGTCGATCCCGACGCCGACGCGATGATCCTCTACACCTCCGGCACCACCGCCCATCCCAAGGGCGTGGTGTCGACGCACCGCGCGATCATGCAGTCCCTCTTCGCCTTCGCGTGCCGCGCCACGGCGACCTCGATCGCCCGGCCGCCGCAGGCGCCGCATCCGTATCCGACCTGCTACATCCTCATCGTCCCGCTGTTCCACGTCACCGGCCTGGTGCCGGTGATGCTCGGGGCTACGCTCGGCGGCAGCAAGCTGGTGATGATGCACAAGTGGTCGCCCGAGCGGGCGCTCGAGCTGATCGAGCGCGAGCGGGTCACCACCTTCGTCGGCGTGCCGACCCAGGCGCACGACCTGCTCGAGTCGCCGACCTTCGCCGCCACCGACACCTCGAGCCTGCAGTCGGTCGGCGGCGGCGGCGCCGCGGCGCCCCCCGAGCTGGTGCAGCGGATCGAGCGCAGTTTCAGCCGCGGCCGCCCGAACATCGGCTACGGCATGACCGAGACCAACGCCTTCGGCCCGGGCAACACCGGCGACGACTACGTCCGCAAGCCCGCCAGCACCGGTCGCGTCGTGCCGATCTGCGAGATCCGGGTCACCGACCCGGCGAGCGGCGAGCCGCTCCCCGCCGGCACGGTGGGCGAGGTGCGCTTCCGCGGTCCGCACCTCTTCCGCGGCTACTGGAACAAGCCGCGGGAGACGGCCGAGGTGCTCGGCGCGGATGGCTGGCTGCGCACCGGCGATCTCGGCTACCTCGACGACGAGGGCTTCCTCTTCCTCGTCGACCGCGCCAAGGACATCGTCATCCGCGCCGGCGAGAACATCTCGTGCACCGAGGTCGAGAACGTCGTCTACGCCCACCCCGACGTCTACGAGTGCGCCTGCTTCGGCCTGCCGCACGCGCGCCTGGGCGAGGAGCTCGCCGTCGCGGTGTACGCCAAGCCGGGCCACGCGGTGGACGCCGAGGACCTGCGCCGCCACGTCGCCGCGCGCCTGGCCGCGTTCAAGGTGCCGTCGCGGGTGATCGTCTGCCCCGAGCCCCTGCCGCGCAACGCCAGCGGCAAGCTGCTGCGTCGCGCCCTCCGCGATCGGGTGCTCGCGTGA
- the glpK gene encoding glycerol kinase GlpK: MSLVLAIDEGTTGVRAMVFDEHSARRGAAYEEITAAYPRPGWMEQDPLHIWAATQRVIADALAAAQAKPGDIAAVGVAVQRATTIVWERATGLPLYPAIGWQDARTGERVAELLAQGIFTNTLASATKLEWILRERGAMARAAAGELCFGTVDSWLLWQLSGGQAHITDHSNASCTGLYDFLGGGWDDTVIAPLGLPTAVLPRIVESSGLGAETDPAVFGARVPLAGIAGDQQAAMFGELCTDVGAAKITFGTSAMVDINTGEYPVLSQRGAYPLILWGIGGERRCCLEGTVVTAGGAVQWLRDGLGIIANAAECGPLAASVPDSGGVWAVPAFHGLGTPYMDSGARAVLGGLSRSTTRAHIVRAVLEGIAWRTAEVLEALLADAGATPPARLRIDGGVAANDVFLQCLADSLGHPVERPETVQATALGAAYLAGMGAGVWRGLDDVRHAWRSGGVFEPRLGASERGERLATWQRAVQAAQLGAGPRPA; the protein is encoded by the coding sequence ATGTCCCTCGTCCTCGCCATCGATGAAGGCACCACCGGCGTTCGCGCCATGGTGTTCGACGAGCACAGCGCGCGGCGCGGCGCCGCCTACGAGGAGATCACCGCCGCCTATCCGCGGCCGGGCTGGATGGAGCAGGATCCGCTGCACATCTGGGCGGCGACGCAGCGGGTGATCGCCGACGCGCTGGCGGCGGCGCAGGCAAAGCCGGGCGACATCGCCGCGGTCGGCGTCGCCGTGCAGCGCGCCACCACCATCGTCTGGGAGCGCGCCACCGGGCTCCCCCTGTACCCGGCGATCGGTTGGCAGGACGCGCGCACCGGCGAGCGCGTCGCCGAGTTGCTGGCGCAGGGCATCTTCACCAACACGCTGGCCTCGGCCACCAAGCTGGAGTGGATCCTGCGCGAGCGCGGCGCGATGGCGCGCGCCGCGGCGGGCGAGCTCTGCTTCGGCACGGTGGATAGCTGGCTGCTGTGGCAGTTGAGCGGCGGCCAGGCGCATATCACCGACCACTCCAACGCCTCGTGCACCGGCCTCTACGACTTCCTCGGCGGCGGGTGGGACGACACGGTCATCGCGCCGCTGGGGCTGCCGACCGCGGTGCTGCCGCGCATCGTCGAGTCGAGCGGCCTCGGTGCCGAGACCGATCCGGCGGTGTTCGGCGCCCGCGTTCCGCTCGCCGGCATCGCCGGCGACCAGCAGGCGGCGATGTTCGGCGAGCTCTGCACCGACGTCGGCGCGGCGAAGATCACCTTCGGCACCTCGGCGATGGTCGACATCAACACCGGCGAGTACCCGGTGCTGTCGCAGCGCGGCGCCTATCCGCTGATCCTGTGGGGCATCGGCGGCGAACGGCGCTGCTGTCTCGAGGGGACGGTGGTCACGGCCGGCGGCGCGGTGCAGTGGCTGCGCGACGGGCTCGGGATCATCGCCAACGCCGCGGAGTGCGGTCCGCTGGCGGCGTCGGTGCCGGACAGCGGCGGCGTCTGGGCGGTGCCGGCCTTCCACGGCCTCGGCACGCCGTACATGGATTCCGGGGCGCGCGCCGTGCTCGGCGGCCTGTCGCGCTCGACGACGCGGGCGCACATCGTGCGCGCGGTGCTCGAGGGCATCGCCTGGCGCACCGCCGAGGTGCTCGAGGCGCTGCTCGCCGACGCCGGCGCGACGCCGCCGGCGCGATTGCGGATCGACGGCGGCGTGGCGGCGAACGACGTCTTCCTGCAGTGCCTCGCCGACAGCCTCGGGCACCCGGTGGAGCGGCCGGAGACGGTGCAGGCGACGGCGCTCGGCGCCGCCTATCTCGCCGGCATGGGCGCCGGCGTGTGGCGCGGCCTCGACGACGTGCGCCACGCCTGGCGCTCGGGCGGCGTCTTCGAGCCGCGCCTCGGCGCCAGCGAGCGCGGCGAGCGGCTGGCGACCTGGCAGCGCGCGGTGCAGGCGGCGCAGCTCGGCGCCGGCCCGCGTCCGGCATGA
- a CDS encoding glutamate--cysteine ligase, which yields MSQYVPESGISPEIERRDQLIEYFAHSVKPREQWRIGTEYEKVAVRRSDGRAVPFSGPRGIETLLKRLADRYDWEPLEEDGRIVALRGGKAAITLEPGGQVELSGEVCESVHCAAAELAEHIDQIVTVGDQLDIAFLGLGMQPVTRTDEFDLVPKKRYRIMWPYMARVGSLGQRMMSQTATVQVNVDYGSEADAMQKLRVGMGIGSLLTAMFANSPLSDGDLNGYRSFRGHIWTDTDKARSGLLRFVFDAAAGFEHYVEWALDVPMYFIVRDGAWIDMTAHTFRDFLAHGVAGHRATMADWSVHLTTLFPEARMKGYIELRAADSQAPELMLALPALAKGILYEPDCLQAAWDLVKSWSWDERLELWHAVHAQALQARIRRIGLAEIARELVAIAVEGLRRQRQLDAAGRDESIYLERLARMVARGRCPADAIVEQWIGAWNGDVQRLIEGSSYRIAA from the coding sequence ATGTCGCAGTACGTCCCAGAATCGGGCATCTCGCCGGAGATCGAGCGGCGCGACCAGCTCATCGAATACTTCGCCCACTCGGTGAAGCCGCGCGAGCAATGGCGCATCGGCACCGAGTACGAGAAGGTGGCGGTGCGGCGCAGCGACGGACGGGCGGTGCCGTTCTCGGGACCGCGCGGCATCGAGACGCTGCTGAAGCGGCTGGCCGACCGCTACGACTGGGAGCCGCTCGAGGAGGACGGCCGCATCGTCGCGCTGCGGGGCGGCAAGGCGGCGATCACGCTCGAGCCCGGCGGGCAGGTCGAGCTCAGCGGCGAGGTGTGCGAGAGCGTCCACTGCGCCGCCGCCGAGCTCGCCGAGCACATCGACCAGATCGTCACCGTCGGCGACCAGCTCGACATCGCCTTCCTCGGCCTCGGCATGCAACCGGTGACGCGCACCGACGAGTTCGATCTGGTGCCGAAGAAGCGATACCGCATCATGTGGCCGTACATGGCGCGGGTCGGCAGCCTCGGGCAGCGGATGATGAGCCAGACCGCGACCGTGCAGGTCAACGTCGACTACGGCAGCGAGGCCGACGCGATGCAGAAGCTGCGCGTCGGCATGGGCATCGGCTCGCTGCTGACCGCGATGTTCGCCAACTCGCCGCTCAGTGACGGCGATCTCAACGGCTACAGATCGTTCCGCGGCCACATCTGGACCGACACCGACAAGGCGCGCAGCGGCCTGCTGCGGTTCGTCTTCGATGCCGCCGCCGGCTTCGAGCACTACGTCGAGTGGGCGCTCGACGTGCCGATGTACTTCATCGTCCGCGACGGCGCGTGGATCGACATGACCGCGCACACCTTCCGCGACTTCCTCGCCCACGGCGTCGCGGGCCATCGGGCGACGATGGCGGACTGGTCGGTGCACCTGACGACGCTGTTCCCGGAAGCGCGCATGAAGGGGTACATCGAGCTGCGCGCCGCCGACAGCCAGGCGCCGGAGCTGATGCTCGCTCTGCCGGCGCTCGCCAAGGGGATCCTCTACGAGCCCGACTGCCTGCAGGCGGCCTGGGATCTGGTGAAGTCGTGGAGCTGGGACGAGCGTCTGGAGCTGTGGCACGCGGTGCACGCGCAGGCGCTGCAGGCGCGCATCCGCCGCATCGGGTTGGCGGAGATCGCGCGCGAGCTGGTGGCGATCGCCGTCGAGGGGCTGCGCCGGCAGCGCCAGCTCGACGCCGCGGGCCGCGACGAATCGATCTACCTCGAACGCCTGGCGCGCATGGTGGCGCGCGGGCGCTGCCCGGCCGACGCGATCGTGGAGCAGTGGATCGGCGCCTGGAACGGCGACGTGCAGCGGCTCATCGAGGGGAGCTCGTACCGGATCGCCGCGTGA
- a CDS encoding FAD-binding oxidoreductase has protein sequence MAEAVDVRRLRDDLAAAIGGAQIEWGDESLAEHAHDTWPLSLLRLHQGRLTARPACVVRPRSTEDVAAVLRYANDARVPVVPYGGGSGVGGGVLPDAASIVVDLRRLDQVLELNETALQVRVQAGMYGHHFEAALQARGYSMGHWPQSVELSTIGGWIATRAAGQYSTRYGSIEDMLLGLEAVMADGRVVRVKSTPRRSAGPDPRHLFLGAEGTAGIVTEATLKVFPLPESRRLLSFAFPDFDSGLEAIRQIVRAGWRPPVMRLYDAMETGRHFGQWQQEDRCFLLLVSEGPASLTAAEAEACHAACTGHGGEALGDAPVQHWLAERNNVPSLMSFIERGFVLDTIEVAVEWDRIHALYAEVVTALRTVKNLIVISGHSSHSYAQGTNIYFTFVAKPGDPTAAEPTYLECWKQAMEATLRCGGTICHHHGIGRLRAPWMAAEHGSALELLRAVKRALDPNGILNPGVLLP, from the coding sequence ATGGCTGAGGCGGTGGACGTCCGCCGGCTCCGCGACGACCTGGCGGCGGCGATCGGCGGCGCGCAGATCGAGTGGGGCGACGAGAGCCTCGCCGAGCACGCGCACGATACCTGGCCGCTGTCGCTGCTGCGGCTCCATCAGGGACGGCTCACCGCGCGGCCGGCCTGCGTCGTGCGGCCGCGCTCGACGGAGGACGTGGCGGCGGTGCTCCGCTACGCCAACGACGCGCGCGTGCCCGTGGTGCCCTACGGCGGCGGGTCCGGCGTCGGCGGCGGCGTGCTGCCCGACGCGGCCAGCATCGTCGTCGACCTGCGGCGCCTCGACCAGGTGCTGGAGCTGAACGAGACGGCGCTGCAGGTGCGCGTGCAGGCCGGCATGTACGGCCACCATTTCGAGGCGGCGCTGCAGGCGCGCGGCTACTCGATGGGCCACTGGCCGCAATCGGTGGAGCTGTCGACCATCGGCGGCTGGATCGCCACCCGCGCCGCCGGCCAGTACTCGACCCGCTATGGATCGATCGAGGACATGCTGCTCGGGCTCGAGGCCGTGATGGCCGACGGCCGCGTCGTGCGCGTGAAATCGACGCCGCGCCGCTCCGCCGGCCCCGATCCGCGCCATCTCTTCCTCGGCGCCGAGGGCACCGCCGGCATCGTCACCGAGGCGACCTTGAAGGTGTTCCCGCTGCCCGAATCGCGCCGCCTGCTGTCCTTCGCCTTCCCCGACTTCGACTCCGGCCTCGAAGCCATCCGCCAGATCGTCCGCGCCGGCTGGCGGCCGCCGGTGATGCGCCTCTACGACGCGATGGAGACCGGTCGCCACTTCGGGCAGTGGCAGCAGGAGGACCGCTGCTTCCTGTTGCTGGTCTCCGAGGGGCCGGCGAGCCTCACCGCCGCCGAGGCCGAAGCGTGCCACGCCGCCTGCACCGGGCACGGTGGCGAGGCGCTGGGCGATGCGCCGGTGCAGCACTGGCTCGCCGAGCGCAACAACGTGCCGTCGCTGATGTCGTTCATCGAGCGTGGCTTCGTGCTCGACACGATCGAGGTGGCGGTCGAGTGGGACCGCATCCATGCCCTCTACGCCGAGGTCGTGACGGCGCTGCGCACCGTGAAGAACCTGATCGTCATCTCCGGCCACAGCTCCCACAGCTATGCGCAGGGGACGAACATCTACTTCACCTTCGTCGCCAAGCCCGGCGATCCGACCGCCGCCGAGCCGACCTATCTCGAGTGCTGGAAGCAGGCGATGGAGGCGACGCTGCGCTGCGGCGGCACCATCTGCCACCACCACGGCATCGGCCGCCTGCGCGCTCCCTGGATGGCGGCCGAGCACGGCAGCGCGCTCGAGCTGCTGCGCGCCGTGAAGCGCGCCCTCGACCCCAACGGCATCCTCAACCCCGGCGTGCTGTTGCCGTGA